In one Petroclostridium xylanilyticum genomic region, the following are encoded:
- a CDS encoding type II toxin-antitoxin system PemK/MazF family toxin, translating into MEFNFETFEEKDGINELTKEKNSILDSIFSEIKKRACDNDFNELINVLKYYLSPSLNDLSLEEIKILESCIMKLKQGINKRKHSDSIRYCNWLNEKLDINLLASEQEEIRNKDKKKFHPIRPRRGDIYLAQLGENIGKEINNKHLVLIVQNNKGNLYGNTVVCIPISSSGKLYPPHEKIELKDIKSGRLDKIPSKAKTEQIHYLDKARLIHKVAELEPEAVKRICDRLKKNLDMA; encoded by the coding sequence TTGGAATTTAATTTTGAAACATTTGAAGAAAAAGATGGCATTAATGAACTAACAAAAGAGAAGAATTCTATATTAGATAGTATCTTTTCTGAAATAAAAAAAAGGGCTTGTGATAATGATTTTAATGAATTAATAAATGTTTTAAAGTATTACCTTTCGCCAAGTTTAAATGATTTATCATTAGAAGAAATCAAAATACTAGAATCTTGTATAATGAAATTAAAACAAGGGATTAACAAAAGAAAGCACAGTGATAGTATAAGATATTGTAACTGGTTAAATGAAAAATTAGATATTAATTTATTAGCATCTGAGCAGGAGGAAATTAGGAATAAAGATAAGAAAAAATTTCATCCCATTAGACCTAGAAGAGGAGATATTTATTTAGCCCAATTAGGGGAAAATATTGGAAAAGAAATAAATAATAAGCATCTTGTTTTAATTGTGCAAAACAATAAAGGAAATTTATATGGCAATACAGTAGTTTGCATACCAATATCAAGTAGCGGAAAATTATATCCACCACATGAAAAAATAGAATTAAAAGATATAAAAAGTGGTAGGTTAGATAAAATTCCTTCAAAGGCAAAAACAGAGCAAATTCATTATTTAGATAAAGCGCGTCTTATACACAAAGTTGCAGAAC